The following coding sequences lie in one Anoplolepis gracilipes chromosome 4, ASM4749672v1, whole genome shotgun sequence genomic window:
- the Pvf1 gene encoding uncharacterized protein Pvf1: MCLCKECIETNRNHHGITTKMQFDASFDNQLFYFGVRIFILAIVCGGFVVGQVISTQYHGNPDHIVFPGPVGSRSRALENKPSEGSASGSDTLIPLDLAIRLNSIESSDEFLQLLQGVPQDQKEYTLNSRFGEGEQRSNAERPKQAKCVPELQPVSLKMDDDPSTIVFPSCTRIKRCGGCCGSSLLSCQPTATEIRNFEVVVATLDEMRYAGRQIVPLEEHIKCNCDCIIKEEHCNDKQQYDPHNCKCICNNVDEAEKCRKDNDTKFWNPELCICSCRAIEPCSTGYYFNNNTCRCGPIVMSRPVNRLISRGSNYNFSNRRPENVPPVIIPLDPSDPRRKHKEDPESK; this comes from the exons ATGTGCTTGTGTAAAGAGTGTATAGAGACAAATAGAAATCATCACGGAATTACGACAAAAATGCAATTCGACGCATCGTTTGACAATCAGCTGTTTTATTTCGGCGTGAGAATATTCATTCTCGCGATCGTTTGCGGCGGATTCGTCGTAGGACAAGTTATTAGCACTCAGTATCATGGCAATCCCGATCACATAGTCTTTCCCGGACCAGTTGGCTCGAGATCGAGGGCCCTTGAGAATAAACCCTCGGAGGGTTCCGCGAGTGGCAGTGATACGCTG ataccgCTCGATTTAGCCATTAGATTAAATTCTATAGAATCGTCAGACGAGTTTTTGCAGCTTCTTCAAGGTGTTCCACAAGATCAAAAGGAATATACATTAAACA GTAGATTCGGCGAAGGCGAGCAACGATCGAACGCAGAGAGACCGAAACAGGCCAAGTGTGTGCCCGAGTTGCAACCCGTTTCTTTAAAAATGGACGACGATCCTTCGACGATTGTCTTCCCATCCTGTACACGGATTAAAAGATGCGGCGGTTGTTGCGGTAGCTCCCTGCTCTCGTGTCAGCCAACAGCCACGGAAATTCGAAACTTCGAG GTGGTCGTGGCGACGCTAGATGAAATGAGATACGCGGGTCGGCAAATTGTGCCGTTGGAGGAGCACATTAAATGCAACTGTGACTGCATAATCAAAGAGGAG CATTGCAACGACAAACAGCAGTACGATCCGCACAATTGTAAATGCATCTGTAACAACGTCGACGAGGCGGAGAAGTGCCGGAAGGACAATGACACAAAGTTCTGGAACCCGGAGCTTTGCATTTGCTCGTGCAGAGCTATCGAGCCATGCAGCACCGGATATTACTTCAACAACAACACGTGCAG ATGTGGACCAATAGTAATGTCTAGACCAGTAAATAGATTAATATCCAGAGGTTCGAATTACAATTTCTCTAACCGTCGGCCCGAAAACGTGCCGCCTGTGATAATCCCATTGGACCCATCGGATCCTAGAAGAAAGCACAAGGAGGATCCAGAATCCAAGTGA
- the LOC140664401 gene encoding uncharacterized protein: MTNERAQAISVANNYFMLADGITPGLKDHLAKNVVLKWFGKNITGRKNVAAFIASHRTESSHMFHDIMPILDITTCEEEQSNRSKEFLDENAKCETHTSYCSREELTRESHETEMSMNYENAIDFNQEENGNDATSVRKNTVFNITGDMYKLEIMTACDDVNVNIDANQNEISANAIAKKDHQSYDLNKNDLCNLFEPEITSQANVEKIQNINRTELKEEMAPTIRAINTECGQGDGPVIVEAGTTKYLEANGTIKFLRTNIREDSLFLYDWSKIWKKKNWKRKCKLQIAYSLLIDNEAPKIVKKSTQKSDCSTDRLNPSTVVNRNAYKIQKIPSLEEAIRPSNTLIRDINYFNGYLKPVNFSKDREEFLKYFEVERQKKYNAQSCVRYMNNKLILDYPDKKPPLNVMYRIHMIIYTQVEQNQFIAQEITDTE; encoded by the exons ATGACCAACGAACGTGCTCAAGCGATTTCagttgcaaataattatttcatgttgGCCGATGGAATAACTCCCGGTTTGAAGGATCATCTTGCAAAAAATGTGGTGCTCAAATGGTTTGGAAAAAACATTACGGGGAGAAAAAATGTAGCTGCTTTTATCGCGTCCCATAGAACGGAATCTTCTCATATGTTTCACGACATTATGCCAATTTTAGATATCACCACTTGTGAGGAGGAACAATCGAACCG gtcgaaagaatttttagatGAAAACGCCAAGTGTGAAACCCACACGAGTTATTGTTCTCGTGAAGAACTAACTCGCGAATCACACGAGACTGAAATGTCAATGAACTATGAAAACGCAATAGATTTTAATCAGGAAGAAAACGGAAACGATGCAACTTCCGTACGTAAGAATACCGTATTTAACATCACGGGGGATATGTACAAACTGGAAATAATGACAGCTTGTGATGACgtgaatgtaaatattgatgcGAATCAAAATGAAATTAGTGCAAATGCAATCGCTAAAAAGGATCATCAAAGTTATGATCTTAACAAGAATGATCTCTGTAATCTTTTCGAGCCTGAGATTACGTCTCAAGCTAACGTCGAGAAGATACAGAACATTAATAGGACAGAATTGAAAGAGGAAATGGCACCAACCATCAGAGCTATCAACACAGAGTGTGGTCAAGGAGATGGACCTGTTATTGTTGAAGCTGGTACGACTAAGTACCTGGAGGCAAAtggaacaataaaatttttgcggACAAATATACGAGAAG attctctatttttatatgattggtcaaaaatctggaaaaagaagaattgGAAACGAAAATGCAAATTACAGATCGCGTATTCGCTTTTAATCGATAACGAAGCTccaaaaattgtgaaaaaatccACGCAGAAAAGTGATTGTTCTACCGATCGTTTAAATCCTTCCACTGTGGTAAACCgcaatgcatataaaatacaaaaaataccaAGTCTTGAAGAGGCAATCCGACCTAGCAATACATTAATACGAGATATAAACTATTTCAACGGTTATTTGAAACCTGTAAATTTCTCAAAGGATCGCGAAgagtttctaaaatatttcgaagTCGAGAGGCAAAAGAAATACAACGCACAATCTTGTGTGCGTTACATGaacaataaattgattttggaTTATCCGGATAAAAAACCACCTCTTAATGTCATGTATCGAATTCACATGATCATTTATACACAAGTTGaacaaaatcaatttattgcgCAAGAAATAACAGATACAGAATAA